One Bacteroidales bacterium DNA segment encodes these proteins:
- a CDS encoding S46 family peptidase → MKRIITLLLSVSLLINLSLKADEGMWLPMLVQKLNIDKLNELGLQLSPEEIFSLNNSSLKDAIVALDHGSCTAELISPDGLILTNHHCGYGQIQAHSSVDHDYLTDGFWAMNRSEELPNPGKTASFLIKVENVTEQIIDQLSDTLTESERYAKIHELSEEIISKATENTHYEAVVQDMFEHNMYYLFTYETFRDIRLVGAPPSSIGKFGGDTDNWMWPRHTGDFSMFRIYCGPDGKPADYSEENVPYHPKHYLPISLAGIEKDDFAMILGYPGSTSRYMTSFGIKETLEISNPNRAKIRGIKQGLWKEDMNASDEIRIKYASKYSRSSNYWKYSIGQSKGLKKLKVYEQKKELEDRFTKWINENTKQKEIYGDALNLVEKAYNDRHDIQNASQYIRETLLRGTEIIAFANISKPLYNIMLNTPDSTEAIKEMAKDIKEFSKDFYKDYNAPTDKKVFATMLKLFYDDINKDFHPYLFNTIITKYKGNYDKYAEMVFSKSIFADQSKFEAFLSNPSTKVLDKDPAFQLMLSVVSKYHGMRSQLRAIGTELSKGRRLFVAGLLEMEKDKALYPDANSTMRITYGTVGDYKPRDAVYYSYFTTLKGIMEKDDPDNRDFIVDKKLKELFKNKDFGQYGENGIMKVAFTTNNDITGGNSGSPVINGKGELIGVAFDGNWEAMSGDIAFESEIQKCINVDIRYVLFVIDKLAGASHLIDEMTLVYKKENVEDTNTEKEPVEEVPVPVEKVPVIEE, encoded by the coding sequence ATGAAAAGAATAATCACTTTATTATTATCAGTTAGTCTCCTTATTAATTTGTCTTTAAAAGCAGACGAAGGCATGTGGCTTCCTATGTTAGTTCAAAAACTAAATATAGATAAATTGAACGAATTAGGACTTCAGCTTTCTCCCGAAGAAATATTCAGTTTAAATAATTCGAGCCTTAAAGATGCAATAGTTGCACTTGATCATGGTTCGTGTACTGCCGAGTTAATTTCGCCCGATGGTTTGATATTAACAAATCACCACTGTGGATATGGACAAATACAAGCACACAGCTCTGTTGACCATGACTATCTGACTGATGGGTTTTGGGCAATGAATCGTAGCGAAGAATTACCAAATCCGGGAAAAACAGCTTCGTTTTTAATTAAAGTAGAAAATGTAACAGAACAAATTATTGACCAACTTAGTGATACTTTAACAGAAAGTGAAAGATATGCAAAAATCCATGAATTATCCGAAGAAATCATTAGCAAGGCTACAGAAAACACACATTATGAAGCTGTTGTTCAAGATATGTTCGAGCACAACATGTATTATCTGTTTACATATGAAACATTCAGAGACATTCGTTTAGTTGGAGCACCTCCTTCTTCTATCGGGAAATTTGGCGGTGATACCGATAACTGGATGTGGCCCAGACATACAGGGGATTTCAGTATGTTCAGAATATATTGTGGACCCGACGGAAAACCTGCGGATTATTCCGAAGAGAACGTTCCTTATCATCCAAAACATTATTTACCTATTTCATTAGCAGGAATTGAAAAAGATGATTTTGCCATGATATTAGGTTATCCCGGAAGTACAAGCAGGTATATGACATCATTCGGAATAAAAGAAACACTTGAAATTTCAAATCCTAACAGGGCAAAAATTAGGGGAATAAAACAAGGTTTATGGAAAGAAGATATGAACGCCAGCGATGAAATAAGAATAAAATATGCTTCAAAGTATTCACGTTCAAGCAATTACTGGAAATATTCTATTGGGCAAAGTAAAGGATTGAAAAAACTAAAAGTTTATGAACAAAAAAAAGAATTAGAAGACCGTTTTACAAAATGGATTAATGAAAATACAAAGCAAAAAGAAATATACGGAGATGCATTAAATCTTGTTGAAAAAGCATATAATGACAGACACGATATTCAAAATGCATCTCAATATATTAGGGAAACTTTATTGCGGGGAACAGAAATTATAGCTTTTGCCAACATATCAAAACCATTATATAATATAATGTTAAATACTCCTGACAGCACAGAAGCAATTAAAGAAATGGCAAAAGATATAAAAGAATTTTCAAAAGATTTTTATAAAGATTACAATGCCCCAACAGATAAAAAAGTTTTCGCTACAATGCTTAAATTATTCTACGATGATATTAATAAAGATTTTCATCCATATTTATTTAATACCATAATTACAAAATACAAAGGAAACTATGATAAGTATGCCGAAATGGTATTTTCAAAATCTATTTTTGCCGACCAGTCAAAATTTGAAGCTTTCTTATCAAATCCAAGCACTAAAGTATTAGATAAAGATCCTGCATTTCAATTAATGCTTTCAGTTGTTTCAAAATATCACGGAATGCGTTCACAATTACGTGCTATCGGTACAGAACTTTCAAAAGGCAGAAGATTATTTGTTGCAGGACTTCTTGAAATGGAAAAAGATAAAGCATTATATCCTGATGCAAATTCAACTATGCGTATAACTTATGGCACTGTTGGTGATTATAAACCAAGAGACGCTGTTTATTATAGCTATTTTACAACATTAAAAGGTATTATGGAAAAAGACGATCCTGATAACCGTGATTTTATTGTTGACAAAAAATTAAAAGAACTATTTAAAAATAAAGATTTTGGACAATATGGAGAAAATGGAATAATGAAAGTCGCATTTACAACTAATAATGACATTACAGGAGGAAATTCAGGAAGCCCCGTAATCAATGGCAAAGGAGAATTAATAGGAGTAGCTTTTGATGGTAACTGGGAAGCAATGAGTGGCGATATTGCATTTGAAAGTGAAATTCAAAAATGTATTAATGTTGATATTCGTTATGTTTTATTTGT
- a CDS encoding GSCFA domain-containing protein translates to MQIFRTVFNIPPSDYKLSYNTKSLFIGSCFTENIGNRLSELKFNVDVNPFGVLYNPISVKNGLEILIQKKTFKEKDLQYYNEQWFSFYHHSRFSDTDKVECLRKINDRITISSKQLEESELLFITFGTAWIYKYIKSGEIVSNCHKIPEKKFKRILLSTCDIFDEYSVLFKKLIDFNPNLKIVFTLSPVRHLKDGAISNQLSKAILLETIHQFCDFFDNLEYFPAYEIMMDDLRDYRFYEEDMIHPNKIAIKYLWEKFSETYINKSSLNLINEIDKIISAKKHKPFNISTERHKIFVKINLEKILKIEKSNSDINFEEEKKYFEEQLL, encoded by the coding sequence ATGCAAATTTTCAGAACAGTATTTAATATTCCGCCTTCAGATTATAAATTAAGTTATAATACAAAGAGCTTATTCATAGGTTCATGTTTTACTGAGAATATAGGAAACAGATTAAGTGAATTAAAATTCAATGTTGATGTAAATCCTTTTGGGGTTTTATATAATCCAATATCAGTTAAAAACGGCTTGGAAATATTAATTCAGAAAAAAACATTTAAAGAAAAAGATTTACAATATTATAACGAACAGTGGTTCAGCTTTTATCATCACAGCAGATTTTCTGATACAGACAAAGTTGAATGTTTAAGAAAAATTAATGATAGAATAACTATTTCTTCAAAACAATTAGAAGAATCAGAATTATTATTTATTACATTTGGCACAGCATGGATATATAAATATATTAAAAGCGGAGAAATAGTATCAAATTGTCATAAAATACCTGAAAAAAAATTCAAACGGATACTTTTAAGCACTTGCGATATTTTTGATGAATATTCAGTATTATTTAAAAAGCTAATTGATTTTAACCCAAACCTTAAAATTGTTTTTACTCTCAGTCCTGTACGTCATTTAAAAGATGGAGCTATATCAAACCAATTAAGCAAAGCCATTTTATTAGAAACAATTCATCAGTTTTGCGATTTTTTTGATAATCTTGAATATTTCCCTGCATATGAAATAATGATGGACGATTTGAGAGATTACAGGTTTTATGAGGAAGATATGATACATCCGAATAAAATTGCAATAAAATATTTATGGGAAAAATTTTCAGAAACTTATATTAACAAATCATCTTTAAACCTCATTAATGAAATTGATAAAATAATTAGCGCAAAAAAACATAAACCTTTTAATATATCTACTGAAAGGCATAAAATATTTGTTAAAATAAATCTTGAAAAAATATTAAAAATCGAAAAAAGCAACTCTGATATTAACTTTGAGGAAGAAAAAAAATATTTTGAAGAACAATTACTTTGA
- a CDS encoding CPBP family intramembrane metalloprotease, producing MKKSIIIFFNLILIINLSAQVNDSIQKTKPKKLPLWTLYVPGASYFYQGKVAQGAIFTTLELGGVYLGVKYEKNLKSNSTSPYYNYPLLIGIQAFQTEKLYNFRNKLELMKYHYPDFRYDDLSEKDLYLAPFKKENIFTPITGGMVLLAGVFLGIEKYNEKHSISEVEKMYFLNRYIDRNDALVIYGTTSLAISWGAGVGEEYICRNCLMPVMDYKFGQKKGLIFSSLFFGVAHFSNVLLADKPDYAAALLQVGEATIAGYFLGKDVQKRNYNIGPAVAAHMWYDAVLMIGSFLINPDDNFLGVNLKFGIN from the coding sequence ATGAAAAAAAGCATTATTATATTTTTTAATTTAATTCTAATAATAAACCTTTCGGCACAAGTTAATGACTCAATACAAAAGACAAAACCAAAAAAACTTCCTCTTTGGACTTTATATGTTCCCGGTGCATCGTATTTTTATCAGGGTAAGGTTGCACAAGGTGCTATTTTCACAACTTTAGAATTAGGAGGTGTTTATTTGGGGGTTAAGTATGAAAAAAACTTAAAAAGCAATAGTACTTCTCCTTATTACAATTATCCTCTTCTGATTGGCATACAGGCTTTTCAAACAGAGAAATTATATAATTTTAGAAATAAATTAGAATTAATGAAATATCATTATCCGGATTTTAGATATGATGATTTATCGGAAAAAGATTTATATTTAGCTCCATTTAAAAAAGAAAATATATTTACACCCATAACCGGAGGAATGGTTCTTTTAGCAGGTGTATTTCTTGGAATTGAAAAGTATAATGAAAAGCATAGTATTTCGGAAGTTGAAAAAATGTATTTTTTAAATAGATATATTGACAGGAATGATGCCTTAGTAATATATGGTACAACATCATTAGCAATTAGTTGGGGGGCAGGTGTTGGGGAAGAATATATTTGTAGAAACTGCCTAATGCCTGTCATGGATTATAAATTTGGACAAAAAAAAGGTTTGATTTTTTCAAGTTTATTTTTTGGAGTAGCACATTTCTCAAATGTATTACTTGCAGATAAGCCAGATTATGCAGCAGCACTTTTGCAAGTTGGAGAAGCAACAATAGCTGGATATTTTTTAGGAAAAGACGTACAAAAACGGAATTATAATATTGGACCGGCAGTTGCTGCACATATGTGGTATGATGCCGTATTAATGATAGGTTCATTTTTAATTAATCCTGATGATAATTTTTTAGGAGTGAATCTGAAATTTGGTATAAACTGA